One genomic region from Eublepharis macularius isolate TG4126 chromosome 18, MPM_Emac_v1.0, whole genome shotgun sequence encodes:
- the PLIN1 gene encoding perilipin-1, translating to MAAKSKQAMLNGSRKEDNALQRVLYLPVVNSACHSLQKTYATTKKSHPLVASVCEVYERGLQGASSLAVWSVKPVMQRLEPPLAVANVLACQGLDRLEERIPALHKPVEEVTSELKDSFCTHVQSAMRAIADALDRILGLAAESYEQTQNAMRDVAEDARSSRVSHLAEAGVETAMGKVEKLVDLLLPKVEHNSAHENSEVHGSREASPSSIFGRIRALASNVFQHAYRQTTQIIQHTRDKGQEWAVWIPGLGGLARQSSTKAQQVFSDAQNTASGWLSKRQRKAHEKEEERKEEDGGPRKAVKSDQSRGLVGNLTQNLQAASLSSISRVKETPVAACSAVGQLLPFSPHRAVSETSMKVGTLWGILQNITSSFLGIFFHYIPVPRLLVREEGAATVKAEGSKTCQRQEGSQPAATHAQERGAHYQLRGEWRSNRGHHPLPFLNLDEPQQAPFQRRSPAFEAEYTGARKSAFSPYKEVASSRRLSEGQYRPSSELAYSRAHYTGLYGTVLKKD from the exons ATGGCAGCCAAAAGCAAGCAGGCAATGCTGAACGGAAGCCGTAAG GAGGATAATGCCCTGCAGAGGGTCTTGTACCTGCCGGTGGTGAATTCGGCATGCCACAGTCTCCAGAAGACTTACGCCACTACCAAAAAATCCCATCCTCTAGTGGCGTCCGTGTGTGAAGTTTACGAGAGAGGCCTCCAGGGTGCCAGCTCACTTGCCGTGTGGAGCGTCAAGCCAGTGATGCAGAGGCTAGAACCTCCGC TTGCAGTAGCCAATGTCTTGGCCTGCCAAGGTTTGGATCGCTTGGAAGAAAGGATTCCTGCCCTGCACAAACCAGTGGAAGAA GTTACATCTGAGCTAAAGGACTCCTTCTGCACTCATGTCCAAAGTGCTATGCGCGCCATAGCTGATGCCTTGGACAGAATCTTGGGGCTGGCTGCTGAAAGCTATGAGCAGACCCAGAATGCCATGCGAGACGTAGCTGAGGATGCCCGGAGTAGCCGAGTGAGCCACTTGGCTGAAGCAGGAGTCGAGACAGCAATGGGAAAGGTGGAGAAGTTGGTGGACCTCCTTCTTCCAAAAGTGGAGCATAACTCAG CTCATGAGAATTCGGAGGTTCATGGATCAAGAGAGGCATCTCCTTCCAGCATCTTTGGAAGGATCAGAGCGCTGGCCAGCAACGTTTTCCAGCATGCCTACAGACAGACAACCCAAATTATCCAACATACCAGAGACAAGGGACAGGAATGGGCGGTGTGGATTCCAGGCCTG GGTGGTTTAGCCAGGCAAAGCTCAACAAAGGCCCAACAGGTCTTCTCTGATGCACAGAACACGGCAAGTGGCTGGCTAAGCAAAAGGCAAAGGAAGGCACAtgagaaagaggaggaaaggaaggaagaagatggTGGACCAAGAAAG GCAGTGAAGAGTGATCAGTCCCGGGGCCTGGTGGGAAACTTGACTCAGAACCTGCAAGCAGCCTCGCTCTCTTCCATCTCACGTGTGAAGGAGACCCCCGTTGCCGCCTGCAGTGCTGTCGGGCAGCTTCTGCCCTTCTCCCCGCACAGGGCAGTGTCTGAGACGAGCATGAAAGTGGGCACGTTGTGGGGGATCCTGCAAAACATCACCAGCAGCTTCCTGGGAATATTCTTTCACTACATACCA GTTCCAAGGCTGTTGGTGAGGGAAGAGGGGGCTGCAACCGTGAAGGCAGAGGGTTCCAAGACATGCCAGCGGCAGGAAGGTAGCCAGCCTGCGGCCACTCATGCCCAGGAGAGGGGGGCTCATTATCAGTTGCGAGGAGAGTGGCGATCGAACCGAGGTCAccatcccctccccttcctcaaccTTGATGAGCCACAACAAGCCCCCTTCCAGCGCCGGAGCCCAGCTTTTGAAGCAGAATACACCGGGGCCCGCAAATCTGCCTTCTCCCCTTACAAGGAGGTAGCCAGCAGCAGGCGGTTGAGTGAAGGGCAGTACCGCCCCAGCTCAGAGCTTGCATACAGCAGGGCTCACTACACTGGCCTTTATGGCACTGTCCTTAAGAAAGACTAA
- the LOC129345493 gene encoding ras-related and estrogen-regulated growth inhibitor-like protein, protein MVLRIPLRRSASFTPDHQPGVEVPTSTPLKMEANVVVLGGDSVGKSALTVRFLTRRFIGEYGDMEFVYTHTLALEGKEILFHIWDFPCSQVRADESSSEDKRIQWADAFVLVYSICDRASFNSLQPKVQGIKAAKEGTNQDKVPIVIVGNKRDLHHRRAVSSEEGRLLALSMDCEFYEVSAAEAYHGALMVFHGLAERICESKLALKKGMGIRSIVKSVSAVFARKRTDSM, encoded by the exons ATGGTCCTCCGAATCCCTCTGCGCAGAAGTGCCAGCTTCACGCCAGATCACCAACCTGGGGTGGAAGTGCCTACTTCCACCCCACTGAAAATGGAAGCAAACGTGGTGGTCCTTGGTGGAGACAGTGTGGGGAAATCAG CTTTGACAGTACGCTTTCTCACCAGGCGATTCATCGGTGAATATGGAGACATGG AGTTTGTCTACACGCATACGTTGGCCTTGGAAGGCAAGGAAATCCTTTTCCACATCTGGGACTTTCCTTGCTCACAG GTGCGAGCGGATGAGAGCTCTTCCGAGGACAAGAGAATTCAGTGGGCTGATGCCTTCGTCTTGGTCTACAGCATCTGCGACCGAGCTAGCTTTAACAGCCTGCAGCCCAAAGTCCAGGGCATCAAGGCAGCCAAAGAGGGCACAAACCAGGACAAGGTGCCCATTGTCATCGTGGGCAACAAGAGAGACCTTCACCACCGGCGGGCTGTCTCGAGCGAGGAGGGGCGCCTCTTGGCACTCTCGATGGACTGTGAGTTCTACGAGGTGTCTGCTGCGGAAGCCTATCACGGAGCCCTCATGGTCTTCCATGGCCTGGCAGAACGCATCTGTGAGTCGAAGCTGGCACTGAAGAAGGGAATGGGCATCCGCAGCATTGTCAAGAGCGTGTCTGCTGTGTTTGCCCGGAAGAGAACAGACTCGATGTGA